Proteins found in one Canis lupus baileyi chromosome 26, mCanLup2.hap1, whole genome shotgun sequence genomic segment:
- the SPINT4 gene encoding kunitz-type protease inhibitor 4 — MKPPELGFLLGFFIFLLLTTPLMGGVAKLAEMICGDLKDPCKMDMKTGSCFEIHFRYFYNRTSKRCESFVFSGCDGNLNNYKLKIECDIACVKEYKIKDNKPRG, encoded by the exons ATGAAGCCTCCTGAGTTGGGATTTCTTCTAGGGTTCTTCATCTTCCTCTTGCTGACTACCCCATTAATGGGTGGTGTTGCTAAACTTGCTGAAATGATATGTGGAGACCTCAAAG ATCCTTGCAAAATGGATATGAAAACTGGTAGCTGCTTTGAAATTCACTTTAGATATTTCTACAACCGAACCTCCAAGAGATGTGAAAGTTTTGTATTCTCTGGATGTGATGGCAACCTTAACAACTACAAGCTTAAAATAGAATGTGACATAGCCTGtgtcaaagaatacaaaataaa AGACAATAAGCCGAGAGGTTAG